The Daucus carota subsp. sativus chromosome 9, DH1 v3.0, whole genome shotgun sequence genome window below encodes:
- the LOC108201726 gene encoding probable alpha,alpha-trehalose-phosphate synthase [UDP-forming] 9, with translation MDTISRMNFANLAFEDSNTGTNPCVKYVDSDGTSSPAVRIIIVSNMLPIYAQKDGEGWSFNYDEDSPLWQLKDGFSPDAMVFYVGSLNADIDVNEQDEIAQRLLDDFNCVPTFLTNDLIEKFYHGFCKHHLWPIFHYMLPMCRKHGDRFDSRLWQAYKSANKIFADKVLEVANPETDYIWIHDYHLMAVPMFLRNKRHRARLGFFLHSPFPASEIYRTLPVGENLLRSLLNCDLIGFHTFDYARHFLSCCSRMLGLDYESKRGQIGLDYSGRTVYVKILPIGIHLGKVENILNLPSTSVKVKEIEERFKGKHVILGVDDMDLFKGISLKLLAFEELLIKYENLRESVVLVQIINPARSSGKDIEEVRRETYGAANRINQIYGSFGHQPVILIDRPVDQCEKSAYYAASECCIVNAVRDGMNLVPHIYIVCRQGSTTMDEARGIMSYSPRTSVLIISEFIGCSPSLSGAIRINPWDISSVAEAMRSAVSMDDSSRQLRHEKNYSYVQSHDVAYWARSFLQSMERACLDHYNHQCWAMGLGFTFKVAALSLGFQKLFSETIVPAYKRTTRRAIFLDFDGTLVPHSSTNKNLSREVVTALNTLCDDPKNTVFIVSGRGRSSLTEWLAPCEGLGLAAEHGYFIRWNKTSEWESTLVVDHDWKEIVERIMNLYTEATDGSTIEVKESALVWHHQDADHEFGSLQAKELSDHLKHVLANEPAEVKKGKYIVEVKPQDVSKGLVTQKIISTMVGNGEIPDFILCIGDDRSDEDMYEGTLNIVSSDMVPAAPETFFCTVEQKPSKAKYYVDDTFEVQELLQWLADVSSTQPSSENPPTFP, from the exons ATGGATACGATTTCACGTATGAATTTTGCAAACTTGGCTTTCGAAGACTCGAACACTGGGACTAATCCTTGTGTCAAATATGTGGATTCAGATGGTACCTCATCTCCGGCTGTCAGAATTATCATCGTGTCAAACATGTTGCCCATTTATGCACAGAAGGATGGGGAGGGCTGGAGCTTTAATTACGACGAAGATTCACCTCTGTGGCAATTAAAGGATGGATTTTCACCTGATGCAATGGTTTTTTATGTTGGTTCACTAAATGCCGATATAGATGTTAATGAACAGGATGAGATTGCTCAGAGACTGCTGGATGATTTCAACTGTGTCCCCACTTTTCTTACGAATGACCTCATCGAGAAATTCTATCATGGTTTCTGCAAGCACCATCTATGGCCTATATTCCATTACATGCTCCCAATGTGCAGAAAACATGGTGACCGATTTGATTCCCGGCTGTGGCAGGCTTATAAATCTGCAAACAAAATATTTGCAGACAAAGTATTGGAAGTGGCAAATCCCGAGACTGATTATATTTGGATTCATGACTATCACCTCATGGCGGTCCCTATGTTCTTGAGAAATAAGCGCCATAGGGCCAGACTCGGATTCTTTCTCCACAGTCCATTCCCTGCATCAGAGATCTATCGAACACTTCCTGTAGGTGAAAACCTTCTGAGGAGTTTGTTGAACTGTGATCTCATCGGGTTTCATACTTTTGATTATGCTCGCCACTTCCTCTCATGTTGTAGTCGAATGCTGGGACTGGACTACGAGTCCAAACGAGGACAGATTGGGCTGGATTATAGTGGTCGCACGGTGTATGTCAAGATCCTGCCGATAGGAATTCATTTGGGAAAAgttgaaaatattttgaatcttcCTTCTACATCAGTCAAAGTCAAGGAAATTGAAGAGCGGTTCAAGGGGAAGCATGTAATTCTTGGCGTAGACGACATGGACTTATTCAAGGGAATAAGTCTCAAGTTATTAGCATTCGAAGAACTATTGATCAAGTATGAAAACTTGAGAGAAAGTGTAGTTCTCGTTCAAATCATCAATCCTGCAAGAAGCTCAGGGAAGGACATCGAGGAAGTGAGAAGGGAGACGTATGGAGCTGCTAACAGGATTAATCAGATTTATGGTTCTTTTGGTCATCAACCAGTGATTTTAATTGATCGACCAGTTGATCAATGTGAAAAGAGTGCCTACTATGCTGCCTCGGAATGTTGCATAGTAAATGCTGTAAGAGATGGAATGAATCTAGTCCCTCACATATATATCGTTTGCAGGCAGGGCTCTACAACTATGGATGAAGCTAGGGGAATTATGTCATATTCTCCTCGAACAAGTGTGCTAATTATTTCTGAATTTATAGGATGTTCGCCATCTCTGAGTGGAGCAATAAGAATAAATCCATGGGATATTAGTTCCGTAGCTGAGGCTATGCGTTCTGCAGTCTCCATGGATGACTCCTCAAGGCAATTAAGACATGAGAAGAACTATAGCTATGTTCAATCTCATGATGTGGCCTATTGGGCTCGCAGTTTCCTGCAGAGCATGGAGAGAGCTTGTCTTGATCATTACAATCATCAATGCTGGGCTATGGGCTTGGGATTCACATTCAAGGTTGCTGCCCTCTCCCTAGGGTTTCAGAAATTGTTTTCTGAAACCATAGTTCCTGCATATAAGAGAACAACTAGGAGGGCTATATTTCTTGATTTTGATGGCACTCTTGTTCCTCATTCCTCCACGAATAAAAACCTCAGTCGTGAAGTGGTCACTGCTCTGAACACTCTGTGTGATGATCCTAAGAACACAGTGTTTATAGTTAGTGGAAGAGGGAGAAGTTCCTTGACCGAGTGGCTGGCTCCATGTGAAGGTTTAGGACTAGCTGCTGAACATGGCTACTTCATAAG GTGGAACAAAACTTCTGAATGGGAATCTACTTTGGTTGTGGATCATGACTGGAAGGAGATAGTGGAACGTATAATGAATCTGTACACAGAAGCCACAGATGGTTCCACCATCGAAGTCAAGGAAAGTGCTTTGGTCTGGCACCATCAAGACGCAGATCATGAGTTCGGATCCTTGCAGGCAAAGGAGTTATCCGATCATCTAAAGCACGTCCTTGCCAACGAACCTGCAGAGGTTAAAAAGGGAAAATATATAGTCGAGGTTAAGCCCCAG GATGTCAGCAAAGGCTTGGtaacacaaaaaataatctCGACAATGGTTGGCAATGGTGAGATCCCTGATTTCATCCTTTGCATTGGAGATGACCGGTCAGATGAAGACATGTATGAGGGTACTTTAAATATTGTTTCATCTGACATGGTCCCTGCCGCTCCGGAGACCTTTTTCTGCACTGTGGAGCAGAAGCCGAGCAAGGCAAAGTACTATGTCGACGACACTTTTGAAGTTCAGGAGCTGCTCCAGTGGCTTGCTGATGTTTCGAGTACACAGCCAAGCTCCGAAAATCCACCAACCTTTCCTTGA
- the LOC108201727 gene encoding subtilisin-like protease SBT3, giving the protein MGYVSGVNFHFLLLLAYLAFQAILISGYDRSTYIVHMDKSLMPKTFASHDIWYSTTINSVKTQDLASSPSLVYIYDHAFHGFSALLSKNELESLKKSPGFVSAYTDRNVTLDTTHTPEFLSLNPTTGLWPASDYGKDVIIGVIDTGIWPESASFKDDGMSEVPSRWKGTCEVGQEFNASNCNLKLIGARYFNKGVLAAKPNITLSMNSARDTQGHGTHTSSTTGGNYVEGASYFGYASGTARGMAPKARLAMYKVIWDEGRYASDVLAGMDQAVADGVDIISISMGFDNVSLYEDPIAIASFGAMEKGVLVSSSAGNGYPDLGYLHNGIPWVLTVAAGSIDRTPSGSLVLGNGLSLTGWTMFPANAFVRDVPLFYSKNVSSCYSAEQLALVPTDAVIICDDEYTAALDMLSFVANSNAVAGIIISDDQSLFEFNKFPYPGVVISPKQGRDVVKYAQTNSKPTVTITFQQTFVGTKPAPVVAAYSCRGPSSSYPGILKPDIMAPGTLVVAAWTPNVHSSIIWPNNIELSSDFNAITGTSMACPHVSGLAALLKGAHPEWSPAAIRSAMMTTANPLDNSHHQIGDVGTDFDPATPLAMGAGQVDPNRALNPGLIYDATTEDYVNLLCSTNFTRNQIYTITRSNYNCSNPSSDLNYPSFITLYNSTLPSGAIVDYFTRTVTNVGDGSATYKAKVIAPKGAVVTVSPDTLVFDKTYEKLSYSLSIAFTGDNNGTVKFGSLTWIEDNSKYTVRSPIVVSPYVNAWG; this is encoded by the coding sequence ATGGGGTATGTAAGCGGAGTGAACTTTCACTTTCTCCTTTTATTGGCATATTTGGCTTTTCAAGCAATCTTAATTTCTGGATATGATAGGTCTACTTATATTGTTCACATGGACAAATCTTTGATGCCAAAGACTTTTGCTAGCCATGACATTTGGTACTCGACCACCATCAACTCTGTCAAGACTCAAGATCTTGCATCTAGTCCATCTCTGGTCTACATTTATGATCACGCGTTTCATGGCTTTTCAGCATTGCTATCGAAAAATGAATTGGAGTCGTTAAAGAAGTCTCCAGGGTTTGTTTCGGCTTACACTGACAGGAATGTCACACTTGATACCACCCATACGCCTGAGTTTCTTTCCCTTAATCCGACGACAGGTTTATGGCCGGCCTCAGATTATGGGAAGGATGTGATCATCGGTGTCATTGACACTGGTATTTGGCCTGAGAGTGCAAGCTTTAAGGACGATGGAATGTCTGAGGTTCCCTCGAGATGGAAAGGGACTTGTGAAGTTGGACAAGAGTTCAATGCTTCAAATTGTAACTTGAAGCTGATTGGAGCTAGGTACTTTAACAAGGGTGTTTTGGCTGCAAAACCTAACATTACTCTTAGTATGAATTCTGCCAGAGACACACAAGGACATGGGACACATACTTCCTCAACAACTGGTGGAAATTATGTTGAAGGGGCATCTTATTTCGGCTATGCCTCAGGAACTGCACGAGGGATGGCTCCGAAAGCAAGGCTGGCCATGTATAAGGTTATTTGGGATGAGGGACGGTATGCTTCAGATGTTCTTGCCGGTATGGATCAGGCAGTTGCAGATGGTGTTGACATCATATCAATTTCAATGGGCTTTGATAATGTGTCTTTGTATGAAGATCCTATAGCTATAGCTTCTTTTGGAGCCATGGAAAAAGGTGTGCTTGTTTCTTCTTCTGCAGGAAATGGATACCCTGATCTCGGATATCTGCATAATGGTATTCCATGGGTCTTAACAGTTGCAGCAGGCTCCATTGATCGGACACCGAGTGGGAGCTTGGTTTTGGGAAATGGATTAAGCCTCACTGGCTGGACCATGTTCCCTGCCAATGCCTTTGTAAGAGATGTCCCTCTTTTCTACAGCAAAAATGTTTCTAGTTGCTATTCTGCTGAGCAATTAGCATTAGTTCCTACTGACGCTGTTATCATTTGCGATGATGAGTACACTGCAGCTCTTGACATGTTGTCATTTGTTGCTAACTCAAACGCGGTGGCTGGCATCATTATATCTGATGATCAGTCACTATTTGAGTTTAATAAGTTTCCCTATCCTGGAGTGGTAATTAGCCCGAAGCAGGGGCGTGACGTGGTCAAGTATGCACAGACAAACTCAAAACCAACCGTTACCATCACATTTCAACAAACCTTTGTTGGCACAAAACCCGCCCCTGTAGTTGCTGCATACTCTTGTAGAGGCCCTTCATCTAGTTACCCCGGTATACTGAAGCCAGACATCATGGCACCCGGGACATTAGTCGTGGCTGCATGGACTCCAAATGTTCATTCATCTATTATTTGGCCTAATAACATAGAATTGTCTAGTGATTTCAATGCAATTACAGGAACCTCAATGGCATGTCCTCATGTATCCGGTCTTGCAGCTCTTCTAAAAGGCGCGCACCCTGAATGGAGCCCTGCAGCTATTCGTTCTGCAATGATGACCACCGCAAACCCTCTGGACAATTCACACCACCAGATTGGTGATGTTGGCACAGACTTCGATCCTGCAACTCCTCTAGCCATGGGAGCCGGTCAGGTTGATCCAAACCGCGCCCTCAATCCAGGCCTTATATACGACGCCACAACAGAGGACTATGTCAACTTGCTCTGCTCCACTAATTTCACCAGAAATCAAATCTATACCATCACAAGATCCAATTACAATTGCTCAAACCCCTCTTCTGATCTCAATTACCCATCCTTCATTACCTTGTACAATAGTACTCTACCAAGTGGTGCCATTGTAGATTATTTTACGAGGACTGTCACAAATGTTGGAGATGGTTCCGCGACTTATAAGGCCAAAGTGATCGCGCCAAAAGGTGCAGTTGTCACAGTTTCACCGGATACACTGGTTTTCGACAAGACATATGAAAAACTAAGTTACTCCCTATCCATAGCTTTTACAGGTGACAACAACGGAACCGTTAAATTTGGCTCACTTACCTGGATCGAAGACAACTCGAAATATACTGTCAGAAGTCCGATCGTGGTATCACCATATGTGAATGCCTGGGGATGA